A segment of the Alistipes communis genome:
GCTCGCGGCGCTCGACTCGACGCGTTTGCAGAGTGCGCTGGCCAAGAAGTTCGGCGTGATGCAGAACCAGATCACGGGTTGCGCCACCTATGGCGGCCACGGCGAGCAGATGGCCGTGTTCGGCAGCGCCGTGAAGGTTGCCGGCAAGCCGCTGAGCGAGATTATCGGTACGGCGGAGTTCCCCGTCGAGGAGTGGAAGCAGATGCAGCAGGACGTGACGAAGGGCGGTGCCAAGATCATCGAGCTGCGCGGCCGTTCGTCGTTCCAGAGCCCGTCCTACCTCTCGGTCGAGATGATCCGTTCGGCCATGGGCGGCGAGGCGTTCCGCTGGCCGGCCGGCACGTTCGTCAACAACGAGAAGTACAAGTGCATCATGATGGCCATGAAGACCACGCTCGACGCTACGGGTTGCCACTTCGAGGTTCCGACGGGTACGGCCGACGAGGTCGCCAGCCTCGACGCCAGCTACGAGCACCTCTGCAAGATGCGCGACGAGCTCGTCACGCTCAATATCGTGCCGCCCGTATCGGAGTGGTCGAAGATCAATCCCAATCTCTGATCGGAGGAGCGGACGGATTTATCCGTAAGGCATTACGGAGTCGGTTCTCTTCGAGAACAAGTGTATTTATTGCATCTCGATCTACAATTTTTGTAGGTCGAGATGTTTTTTATTTTTTTGCAAAGTCTTGGTATACAGTATATTTGTTGTGTTTGTTACAAGGGTTAGATGCTATTAAAGGCATGTATTATTTGATAAAGTTAGTTTAACAGGAGAGTAGTGTTATAATATGAAAGTATAAACTCTCGTTTTTTTATGTATGTGTTTGTGTTTATTGTTGAATAATTCTAAATTAAAAGCAAATGATAAAATATTTAAAATATTATTAAAAATATTTTTGAATTATGTAACAGATTTCCTATATTTGCGAAACGATGTTTATGGCGCCTCTCTTACATCGAAGTAATTTTAAACACAGAAAAATTATGAAAAAAATTCTCTCTCTCGGATCAGTCGTATTTATATTGACTGTTTTCTTTATTGTTTCATGTTCTTCTAATGAAGGTGGTGTAAATGTAGATCGTATCGATTCTCAAGATGCAATATGCGAACAGGTTGGCGTGGATCATAATCAAATGGTTGAATATATATTTGACCGGATTTTGACACAAACGAGTGACAGTAGAAGCATTGTTATACCGGAACCAGATCCAAACGATCCTATTGGCCCTATCAAACCAATTAAGCCAATTCGTTTTGAACTTGAGGCATTAGAAGCAATAAATTGTTTGGCAATTCCGGCAAAAGAAAAAGTTGAAATTAGAAACTATTTGATTAAATCATGTGATTCAGTTCGTATGGGATTAATTGATACTACTAATACTTTCTCGCCATCACTTACTTATCGTTTAAGAGAAGCTGAGATTTGTCAGATGTTTAATGATGATGACTTTGATTTAGTTTCTTTGAATCATCGACTTAACGATATAAGGGTCTCAGTAGAGAAAATGCAAAATAAAACAGAGCGCCAAATATTGTTAATGGGTTTATCTATCGCAGAGAATACATTTCAATATTGGCATGCGAACTTCGATCGAATTTGCGACTCTTTAGGAGTAGTAATACCTCCTCTTGTAACCAAACCTTTTTCGAACTCTTCAGTGTCATTAAATTGTTCTATGACAAGAGGTTGGTTGGGCCTTAATTGGAAACAGGCCGGTACAGAAGATTTCAAAGCAGGAATAGGGGCTGCTATCGGTTATTTTGGGCGTGGCTTTTGGTGTGGAGGACCTTTGGCATGGAAAGCAGGAGCAGCTATTGTGGCAGGTACAGCTGCGGTTGCATCCGTTTCAGATTTAATAACTCAATTAGCACTTGGTTCAGGTTATTCTGTATCTCTTATTAACGAATTTGTAAATTATACTTATAAAGATACTTATGACATAGCTTTTAGTGAGTTCCTTGGAAATAGTTTAGTTGTGTCGAAGCCTTTCGTTTTGGAGATCGAACCGAATTAAATATAATTCTGCTATGGAGAGACCGTACAAAGTCTACGAATTTGCGTTCAATGCGTTGCTTTTTTTCTGGCTGATGACTCTTCTGCCGTCGGAATCTCAGCAGCCCGACGAACGGCTGTCGCTCGTGTGGACGATGGTCTATGCGCTGGCGGCCGCTTTCGCCTTCGGCTTCTTCAACGATGTCGTCGTGGGGCGGTGGTATCCCGAACTGAACGAGGGTGCGCAGGTGTCGCGTCCGCGCGAATCGGTGCGCAAGCCGCTGGCGCTGTTCCTGTATGTTTTCGTCGGCCTCTACTTCTTCTCGGTCCTCGCTTTTCTGAGCCGCGGGGCGGCGGACGAGCCTTTCGCGGCGGGACGGATGAGTGTGGCGGCTCTCGTGGCGGCCGTCCTGCTGACGGCGATCTTCTACGGCATGAAGCGTCTGCTTTGCCGCCGGAGCAGAGGCCGCGAGGCATGATTTCCTGTTAAACGATCGGGGTGCGGATTCGAAATCCGCACCCCGATTCGCAGCGATGCGCTTTCGCGCTATTTCTCCACCCGCTTGATGTCCTTGATGCGCAGCTGCGTCGAGACCGTGCCGCGGTAGTGGTTCTCCACGATCTGATAGCATACGTCCACCGGCCGCCCCGACCGGATCCATTCGAAATGCTCCGGCTGCTGGAAGGCGATGCACTGCAACGTCGTGTTGGGTTTCTGCCGCTGCGTGAGGTCCATGCGCAGGTGTTCGCACTCGGCCCCCACCAGTTTGGCGTCGCCGCGGTTGCTGACGCTGCGCGTGGCGAAGATCGGCGCCGCATTGCCCGGCCCGAAAGGTTCGAACCGTTTCAGCTCGCGGCGGAATGCGGGCGTGATCTCCGAGAAGAGCAGTTCGGCGTCGACGTCCACCTGCGGAACGAGCATCTGCGGATCGATGTTCTCTTCGACGTAGGCGTTGAACCTCCGCGTGAACTCCCCGACGTTCTCCGGCCGCATCGTGAGCCCTGCGGCGTACATGTGCCCGCCGAAGTTTTCCAGCAGGTCGGCGCACGACTCTACGGCCTGATAGAGGTCGAAGCCCGGCACCGAACGGGCCGAACCCGTCGCGAAGCCGTTGCTCTGCGTCAGGACGACCGTCGGCCGGAAGTAGGTCTCGATCAGGCGCGACGCGACGATACCGACGATGCCCTTCATCCACCTGGGATTGTAGATGACCGTGCTCTTGCGGTTTTTCAGTTCGGGGTCGCTCTCGATGATCTCGTGCGCCTCCTGCGTCACGTGGCGGTCGATCGACTTGCGGTCCTGGTTGAAGGCGTCGATGATCGACCCGTAGTCTTCGGCGTCGCTCTCGTTGTTCTCGACGAGCAGGTTCACGGCGGCGTATCCGCCCGACGGCGCGGCGTTTTCGTCGTTTTCGTCCATCCGCATACGGCCGGCGGCGTTGATGCGCGGCCCGATCTTGAAGACGATGTCGTCGATGGTGATCGAGTGCTTGTTCAGTCCGCAGATCTTGATGATCGACAGCAGACCCTTCGACGGCGCGCGGTTGAGCAGTTCGAGCCCGTAATGGGCCAGGATGCGGTTTTCGCCCACCAGCGGCACGATGTCCGAGGCGATGCTCACCACCAGCAGGTCCAGCAGCGGCGCGATCGACGAAAAAGGCATCCCGTTTTTCATCGCATAGGCCTGCACCAGCTTGAATCCTACGCCGCAGCCCGACAACTCGTCGAACGGGTAGGTGCAATCGGTGCGTTTCGGATCGAGAACGGCTACCGCACGGGGAATCTCCTCGGCGGGGAGGTGATGGTCGCAGATGATGAAATCCACGCCCTGAGTCTTCGCATAGGCTACCTTCTCCGTGGCTTTGATGCCGCAGTCGAGGGCGATGATGAGCGTCACCCCCTTGCGGGCGGCGTAATCGATTCCCTTGACGGAGATACCGTACCCTTCGGTGTAGCGGTCCGGTATGTAAAAGAGCAGGTTGCGGTGGCCGATGTGCCGCAGGAACTTGTAGACCAGCGCCACGGCCGTCGTTCCGTCCACGTCGTAGTCGCCGTAGACCATGATCTTCTCCTGGTTGCGGACGGCTGCCTCGACACGCTCCACGGCGCGGTCCATGTCCTTCATCAGGAAGGGGTCGTGGAGGTCCGAGAGCTGCGGATTGAAAAACGAATGTGCCTTCTCTTCGGTGTCTATGCCTCTTTGTACGAGCAGGTTAGCCAACACGGGCGGAATCCGCAGCGCAGAGGCGAGCGCCTCCACGGTCGCGGGGTCGCCTTGCGGTTTGACAACCCATCTTTTTTCTATAGGCATACTGTTTACTTATTATATATTTTAACATCTAATTTCTCGCTTAAAACGGTTACAATCGATTTCTTCACTTCGTCCATCGGCACCGTGCGCCCCGTCTCGCGTTCGATCGAGGTCACGCCCCTGTCGACGAATCCGCAGGGATTGATCAGGCCGAACCACTCCAAGTCGGTCGAGACGTTGAGGGCGAAGCCGTGCATGGTAACAAAACGCGATGCGCGGACGCCTATTGCGCAGATCTTGCGCGGCGCGGCGCCCTCTTCGACGATCCAGACGCCCGAAGCGCCTGCGATGCGGGCGCCCCGGATGCCGTAGCGGCCCACGACCTCGATGACGCTCTCTTCCAGTCGGAAGATGTACTCCCTCAGGCCGATTCCCAGTCTGGCGAGGTCGAGAATCGGGTAGCAGACCGCCTGTCCGGGGCCGTGGAAGGTGATGTCGCCCCCGCGGTCGATGTGGTAGTACTCGGCTCCTTTGGCCCGCAGGAACTCCTCTCCCACGAGCAGGTTCTGCGCCTTGCCGCTCTTGCCGAGCGTGTAGACCGGCGGATGTTCGACCGTCAGGAGCCAGCCCGCCTCGTCCGAGGCATCGCCCCTGCGCGCCGTGAGGACGTCGAACAGCCGCTGCTGGTACTCCCAGCAGTCGCGGTAGGGCATACGCCCCAGGTCGATCGTCCGAACAGTCAACATACGAGTCAAGTTAAAAATTAAAAACGGCGAATCAGAAACGGACCGGAACCTCCTCCCCGTTCGGGAATTCGGGCGGCGGCTAATGCCTCGTCTCTGATTTCTCATTTTTAATTGCTGCGAGCGCTTCCTGGGCCCGATACGACGAACGCACCATCGGTGCGCTCGCGCAGTAATCGAATCCCATGGCGAGCGCCTGCTGCCGGTACGCTTCGAATTTCTCAGGAGTGATGTATTCCGCAACGGGATAGTGCTCCAATGTAGGTCGAAGATACTGGCCGAGGGTGACGATCCGCACTCCTGCCCGGCGCAGGTCGCGCAGCGTTTGCAACACCTCGTCATCGCTTTCGCCGAGGCCGAGCATCAGGCCGCTTTTGGTCGCGGCGCCGCGTCGTGCGAGCAGCTCCAGCGTGCGGAGCGAGGTCGCGTAACGGGCGCGCGAACGCACCTGCGGGGTGAGTCGCTCGACGGTTTCGATGTTGTGCCCGATAATATCGGGCTTCGCCGCCGCCACCGTGTCCAACAGCTCGGGGCGGGCGTCGAAATCTGGAATAAGGAGCTCGATCGTTGCGTCGTGATTCTCTCGACGGATGGCTTCGACGGCGGCAGCCCAGTGGCGGGCGCCTCCGTCGGGCAGATCATCACGTGTAACGGATGTTACGACAACGTGCCGAAGACCCATCAGCTTCACGCTGCGGGCCAGTTGCCCGGGCTCTGCATCGTCGGGCGGAAGCGGACGTCCCGTGCGCGTGGCGCAGAAACGGCAGCTCCGTGTGCAGACATCGCCCAGAATCATGAAGGTAGCTGTCCGGCGACTCCAGCATTCGGCTTTGTTGGGGCACATCCCGCTGCTGCAAATCGTGTGCAGGGCATGTTCCCGAACGATCCGGTCCACCTCGGCGAATTGCGTCGTGCGGTGGAGGCGAATTTTCAGCCAGCCGGGTTTTTTCGCTACGTCTACCTTGTTGTCATACAACTTCGGCATTTAAGTTCATTATTTTCCAATTGATGCAAATATACGAAAAAAAACAATACGGTCAACTTCGCACCATAAAAAACCCTTCGTTACGTTCTTTTTGGAAACGCGCAGCAGGAGATGCCGCAGCTGGTTCGTACCTTTGGCTGACGCCTTGGGTACTTCGTCTCGGCAAAAAGCAAATAAATTTGCATTGCGCTCGGCTTAATCGTATCTTTGGCTGATGCCGAAGATACTCCCGCTCGGCAATGTTCAAATAAATTTGACATTGCTCTCGCTTATTCGTATCTTTGCAGGATAAAACGCCTTGTGCGCGGGAGTGATTGAGAAGAGATGCTTGAAAAGCTGGCCAAACAGACCGCCGTTTACGGTATCAGCACCATTGCGGTGCGTTTTCTGAGCTACCTGCTCACGCCCGTCTTCACGCGGGTGTTCGAGCCGGAGGCTTACGGCATCGTTACCGACGTCTATGCGTTGATTCCGTTCGCGCTGGTGGTGCTCACCATGGGGCTCGAATCGGCTTATTTCCGTTTTGCGGCCAAGGCCGACGCCGCAGCCGCGGCTGCGGGCGGCACGGAGGGCGAGATCGCCGCACGGGCGCGGGCGGGCAAACGGCGCCTGTTCGCCACCGCGTGGGGCGTGACGCTGCTCGCGGCCTCGCTCTTTTTCCTGCTGACGGCCTTCGGCCGCGAGCGCGTGGCGGAGTGGATGGGCGAAGCCTACGTGGCGCATCCGGAGTACGTGCTGCTCGTGGCCGCCGTCGTCTGGTTCGACGTGGCGGCGTGCCTGCCCTTCTCGCGTTTGCGCGAACAGGGCAGGGCGATGACTTTCGTGGGGATCAAGGCGCTCGGCGTGGTGGTCAACGTCGCGCTGGCCATCGGGTTCGCACTGGCCGGACTCTACGGTACGCCCTTCGGCGTCGGGTGGGTTTTCGTGGCCAACCTCATCGCCAGCGCGGTGACGTTCAATGTCATCCTGCTGACGACCGACCGCACGGTGCCGCGCATCGACCGCCGGTTGCTGGCCGCGGTGCTGGTCTATTCGCTGCCGCTGCTCGTCAGCGGCGTAGCCGGTACGGCCAACGAGTTCATCGACCGGCAGATGATCAAGTACCTCGTCCCTGCGGGGGCGATGGCGCAGTTGGGGGTTTACGGCGCCATTACCAAGATCGCGGTGGTGATGATGCTCTTCACGCAGATGTACCGCCTGGCGGCCGAACCCTTTTTTCTGGCCGACTACCGCAAGAGCGACTTCGTGGCGATGAACGCCGCGGCGATGAAATACTACGTGATGGCCTCGATGTTCATCTTTCTGGGCATCGCCCTCTTCAAGGATCTCTTCTCCCTGATCGTGGGGGCTGATTTCCGCGAGGGGATCTTCATCCTGCCGGTGGTGCTGGGGGCCAATGTCCTGAGCGGCGTGTGGCTGAACCTCTCGTTCTGGTACAAGCGCGAGGAGCGGACGCAGCTGGCCGTGTGGGTCACCTTCACGGGGTTGTTCTTCACCGTCGTGATGAACGTGGCGCTCGTTCCGGCGCTGGGTTACGTGGGCGCGGCGTGGGCGCGGCTCGCGAGCGAAGCGGCGATGGTCGGGGTGAGCTACTGGCTCAACCGGCGCTATTACCCCACGCCCTACGACCTGCGCCGTATCGGCGAGTATGTCGCGCTGGGGTTGGGCGTTTTCTTCGCCAGTGCGGTTTTCGCGCGTTGGCTCCCCGTGCGCGGCGCGGAATATGCGGTGAACGGCGTGTTGTTCGGTCTGTTCGGCCTGTTCGCCGTGCGGCGCGAGCATATCGACGTGGGGCGGCTGTTGCGATCGGTCGTGAAACGATGAATTGAGAAAAAGATGGAAACCAAGAATAAGTTGTTGATTCTGTCGCTGAGTTTCGCTATTTTCATCGTGGGCGTCCGGGCGCTTTACAGCGAGCCGGGCGTCGTGCGCAACGGCGTGTTGGCCGCCTCGGTCATGGGGTTGGTCGCGATCGCCGTCGTGCAGACGGTGCGGGCGGTGAAGCGGAATAAAAAACGTTGACGCAAGATGCAGTTTCGGGATATTATCGGTCAGGAGGAGCTCAAACGGCGACTGGTTGCGAGCGTCGCGGCGGGGCGCGTGAGCCATGCGCAGCTCTTTACGGGGGCGGCGGGTGCGGGCACGCTGCCGCTGGCGGTGGCTTACGCCCAGTACCTCAATTGCCGGCACCGCGCCGACGGCGATTCGTGCGGCGTCTGTCCCGACTGCCGGCAGATCGCAGCCCTCGCGCATCCCGACCTGCATCTGGTCTTTCCGGTCAACAAGCAGGGCAAGAAGTCGGGCGAAGTGATTACGTCGGATGCCTTCCTGCCGCTGTTCCGCACGGTATTCGCCCGCTCGAACGGCTATTTCTCGCCGCAGGAGTGGTACGACGCGCTCGACCTGGGCAAGACGCTGCGCGGCGCGATTTCGGCCCGCGAGGCCGACGAGATCATCCGCAAGCTTTCGTTCAAGAGTTTCGAGGCGGAATACAAGGTGATGCTCGTCTGGCTGCCGGAGACGATGAACGAGGAGGCTGCCAACAAGATCCTCAAAATTTTGGAGGAGCCGTGGGAGAAGACCGTTTTCCTGCTGGTGAGCGAGGCTCCCGACCGGCTGTTGCAGACGATCCTGTCGCGCACGCAGGAGGTGGCCGTTCCGCGCATTTCGACCGAGGTGTTGGAGGCGGTGGCGGCGCGGCACGGCCAGAGCGATCCAGCGCGGCTGCACAACCTCGCGCGGCTGGCCGGAGGCGATTATCTGACGTTGCAACGGCTGCTGGCGGGCGAGGACGACGAACTGACGCGCGACTGTTTCGGACTGTTCTGCTCGCTCATGCGGCTGAGCTACAACGACAAACACCTCGAACTGGTGTCGTGGGCCGAGGAGGTGGCGCATCTCTCGCGCGAACAGCAGCGGGTGTTCCTGCGCCACGCGGCGCGTCTGCTGCGCGAGAGCTACATGCTCCACGCCGGATTGGCCGACATCAGCTACCTGTGGGGCGCCGAAGCCGATTTTTGCGGGAAGTTCGCCCCCTTTATCGGCAACGAGAACGTGGAGTTCCTGCTCGACGAGATCGAACGGGCGATGCGTCAGATCACGCAGAACGGCAATCCGACGATCGTCTTTACGCACTTCGCGCTGAGCGTCAGCAAACAGATTCGACGAAAATAGGGAGGAGATTATGGCACGTGTGGTACTTTTGACGGGAGGCAACGTCGGCGACGTGAAGGAGCGTCTGCGCACGGCACAGCGGTTGGTCAACGCCCGCATCGGAGCCGTGCTGCGCTGTTCGCATTGCTACGGGAGCGCCCCGTGGGGCTTCGAGGCCGAACAGCCGTTCGTCAATCAGGTGTTGGTGGCCGACACCGATCTCGCGCCGCACGAGGTGCTCGCCGAGGTGCACCGCATCGAGCGGGAGCTGGGGCGCAACCGTGCTGCCGAGGCGGTCGAACGGGCCGCTACGGGGCAGCGTTACGTCTCGCGGCCGATCGATATCGACATCCTGCTCTACGACGACGAGGTGATCTCCACGCCCGAACTGACGATCCCGCATCCGGGTATCGCCGAGCGCGAGTTCGTCCTCACGCCGCTGTGCGAAGTACTGCGCCAGCGGCCTCATCCCGTGCTGGGGCTTACGATGGGCGAACTGCGCGATAACCTGTTAGGAAAGACGAAATGAAACGGACGATACTATATGCCGCCGCCGCGCTGCTGCTGGGCGGTTGTTTCAAGAGCGTGGGTTACGATACCGACGTGATCCTCAAAAGTTGGGTGCAGACGGAGTCGGCCGCCGAGCTGAAACCGGCGCAGGGGGTGGTCGCCTATGCCTTCGAGGCCGACACCGTGACGTGGACGGTCGCCTCCTACGAGGATGCGTTGAACGGCGTCCTTACGCGCAAGGGAACCGACGAGGCGGGCGTTTCGCCCGTGCAAGGTACGGCCTACCGCGTCGACTCGGTCGACATGGATCTGCTGCTGATGCGGGTGGGCAGTACGCCCGTCGTGGTCGTGGCGGTCGATACCGAGAACCGGCTCTACGGTTATCGGCAGCAGGATTTGGGCGAGAATCTGCCGCAGCTCTTCACGTCGGTCATCTTCCGCCCGTGGAAACAGATGAAAAAATATGTCGACGGCACGTGGCGGATGTTCAACGACTTCTATGTCGAGGAGCCCGACAATCCCGGCGGCGAGACCGGCGGCGAAACTGGTGGCGAGACTGGCGGTGAGACCGGTGGTGAAACGGGCGGCGATTCGTCCGGTTCGCAGGGGTCGGGCGTCGATAATCGGAATATACGGCGATGAGAACAAGCGATAAGGACAAACGACGGGGCTTCGTCCCGCTGCTGGGGCGCGCGGCGCTCGCAGTCTTCTTCTGTACGGCGTTTCTGTGGCGCTGCGCCACGATCATGACGCCCACGGGTGGCCCGAAGGATACGCTGCCCCCCGTCATCACGCTGATGACGCCCGACAACTTCACGACCAATTTCAAGGATCGCAAGATCTATATCGAGTTCGACGAGTTCGTTCAGATCAAGGATCAGCAGAAGGAGTTCTTCACCTCGCCGCAGATGAAGAAGAAACCCACCATCACCCTGCGCGGGCGGGGAATCTCCGTTCAGTTGCGCGATACGCTGAGGGAGAATACCACCTATGCGCTCAATTTCGGCAGCGCGATCTGCGACAACAACGAGGGCAACCCCCTCTACTCGATGCGTTACGTCTTTTCGACCGGACCCGAGATCGACTCGATGGTGCTGTCGGGCTATACGGTCGACGCCTACAAGGCCGACAGCGTAAGCAAGAGCTTCATCTACTTTTACATCGCCGACTCGGTTCCCGAACCCAAAGAGTACGATTCGACGCTGTTCAACTACAAGCCGCAGGTCATCGCCCGCGCCGAGACCAACGGCATTTTCCTGGCGCAGAACCTCAAACCGGTTCCCTACCGCGTCTACGCCTTCCAGGATACCAACGACAACCAGATGTACGAACCGTCGATCGACAAGGTGGGTTTTCTGGACAGTCTGATCAACCCCGCGCTGATGCCCGACTTTTCGGTCTGGTACGACTCGCTGCGCCATTACGTCACGGCCGATCCGCAGGTCTTCATGCGGATGTTCACCGACGTGGCCTTCAAACGGCAGACGCTCCAGCAGTCGGAACGTCCCGCACGGCACAAGGCCATGCTCTATTTCGGCGCTGCGCATCCCGAAGTCACCGGCCTGCGGTTCGACAGCATCCCCGCCGAGTGGGTCATCTGGGATCCCCAGACCGTGGGGCGCGATACGGTGGCTCTGTGGTTCGACGTGCCCTCGGCCTCGCTTCCCGATACGATCAAGGGCGAGATCACCTATTTCAAACACGATACGGTCAACAGGTTGCAGGAGGTGACCGAACCGCTGAAACTCGCATGGCGGTATATCGAGAGCAAGTCGGAGGAGAAGGAGCGCGAAAAGCTCGAACGCGAGCGCAAACGCGCTGAAGCGGCCGGCGAGGAGTGGGAGGAGCCGGAAAAGCCCAACCCCTTCAAGGTCAACCTCTCGACCACGGGCGACGTGAATCCGCTCGACAACCTCAAATTGGAGTTCGACTATCCGCTGCGCAAACTCGATTCCGCGGCCGTGCAGCTCACCTATACCACCGAGCAGCAGCCCGAACCGCGTCCTGC
Coding sequences within it:
- a CDS encoding malate dehydrogenase; this translates as MAFLTNEKLTIVGAAGMIGSNMAQTALMMGLTSNLCLYDVFSPEGVAEEMRQCGFDGVNITATTDVKEAFTDAKYIISSGGAPRKAGMTREDLLKGNCEIAEQLGKDIKTYCPDVKHVVIIFNPADLTGLVTLLYSGLKPSQVTTLAALDSTRLQSALAKKFGVMQNQITGCATYGGHGEQMAVFGSAVKVAGKPLSEIIGTAEFPVEEWKQMQQDVTKGGAKIIELRGRSSFQSPSYLSVEMIRSAMGGEAFRWPAGTFVNNEKYKCIMMAMKTTLDATGCHFEVPTGTADEVASLDASYEHLCKMRDELVTLNIVPPVSEWSKINPNL
- the recJ gene encoding single-stranded-DNA-specific exonuclease RecJ, which produces MPIEKRWVVKPQGDPATVEALASALRIPPVLANLLVQRGIDTEEKAHSFFNPQLSDLHDPFLMKDMDRAVERVEAAVRNQEKIMVYGDYDVDGTTAVALVYKFLRHIGHRNLLFYIPDRYTEGYGISVKGIDYAARKGVTLIIALDCGIKATEKVAYAKTQGVDFIICDHHLPAEEIPRAVAVLDPKRTDCTYPFDELSGCGVGFKLVQAYAMKNGMPFSSIAPLLDLLVVSIASDIVPLVGENRILAHYGLELLNRAPSKGLLSIIKICGLNKHSITIDDIVFKIGPRINAAGRMRMDENDENAAPSGGYAAVNLLVENNESDAEDYGSIIDAFNQDRKSIDRHVTQEAHEIIESDPELKNRKSTVIYNPRWMKGIVGIVASRLIETYFRPTVVLTQSNGFATGSARSVPGFDLYQAVESCADLLENFGGHMYAAGLTMRPENVGEFTRRFNAYVEENIDPQMLVPQVDVDAELLFSEITPAFRRELKRFEPFGPGNAAPIFATRSVSNRGDAKLVGAECEHLRMDLTQRQKPNTTLQCIAFQQPEHFEWIRSGRPVDVCYQIVENHYRGTVSTQLRIKDIKRVEK
- the lipB gene encoding lipoyl(octanoyl) transferase LipB, yielding MLTVRTIDLGRMPYRDCWEYQQRLFDVLTARRGDASDEAGWLLTVEHPPVYTLGKSGKAQNLLVGEEFLRAKGAEYYHIDRGGDITFHGPGQAVCYPILDLARLGIGLREYIFRLEESVIEVVGRYGIRGARIAGASGVWIVEEGAAPRKICAIGVRASRFVTMHGFALNVSTDLEWFGLINPCGFVDRGVTSIERETGRTVPMDEVKKSIVTVLSEKLDVKIYNK
- the lipA gene encoding lipoyl synthase; this encodes MPKLYDNKVDVAKKPGWLKIRLHRTTQFAEVDRIVREHALHTICSSGMCPNKAECWSRRTATFMILGDVCTRSCRFCATRTGRPLPPDDAEPGQLARSVKLMGLRHVVVTSVTRDDLPDGGARHWAAAVEAIRRENHDATIELLIPDFDARPELLDTVAAAKPDIIGHNIETVERLTPQVRSRARYATSLRTLELLARRGAATKSGLMLGLGESDDEVLQTLRDLRRAGVRIVTLGQYLRPTLEHYPVAEYITPEKFEAYRQQALAMGFDYCASAPMVRSSYRAQEALAAIKNEKSETRH
- a CDS encoding lipopolysaccharide biosynthesis protein, with protein sequence MLEKLAKQTAVYGISTIAVRFLSYLLTPVFTRVFEPEAYGIVTDVYALIPFALVVLTMGLESAYFRFAAKADAAAAAAGGTEGEIAARARAGKRRLFATAWGVTLLAASLFFLLTAFGRERVAEWMGEAYVAHPEYVLLVAAVVWFDVAACLPFSRLREQGRAMTFVGIKALGVVVNVALAIGFALAGLYGTPFGVGWVFVANLIASAVTFNVILLTTDRTVPRIDRRLLAAVLVYSLPLLVSGVAGTANEFIDRQMIKYLVPAGAMAQLGVYGAITKIAVVMMLFTQMYRLAAEPFFLADYRKSDFVAMNAAAMKYYVMASMFIFLGIALFKDLFSLIVGADFREGIFILPVVLGANVLSGVWLNLSFWYKREERTQLAVWVTFTGLFFTVVMNVALVPALGYVGAAWARLASEAAMVGVSYWLNRRYYPTPYDLRRIGEYVALGLGVFFASAVFARWLPVRGAEYAVNGVLFGLFGLFAVRREHIDVGRLLRSVVKR
- a CDS encoding DNA polymerase III subunit; the encoded protein is MQFRDIIGQEELKRRLVASVAAGRVSHAQLFTGAAGAGTLPLAVAYAQYLNCRHRADGDSCGVCPDCRQIAALAHPDLHLVFPVNKQGKKSGEVITSDAFLPLFRTVFARSNGYFSPQEWYDALDLGKTLRGAISAREADEIIRKLSFKSFEAEYKVMLVWLPETMNEEAANKILKILEEPWEKTVFLLVSEAPDRLLQTILSRTQEVAVPRISTEVLEAVAARHGQSDPARLHNLARLAGGDYLTLQRLLAGEDDELTRDCFGLFCSLMRLSYNDKHLELVSWAEEVAHLSREQQRVFLRHAARLLRESYMLHAGLADISYLWGAEADFCGKFAPFIGNENVEFLLDEIERAMRQITQNGNPTIVFTHFALSVSKQIRRK
- the folK gene encoding 2-amino-4-hydroxy-6-hydroxymethyldihydropteridine diphosphokinase, which translates into the protein MARVVLLTGGNVGDVKERLRTAQRLVNARIGAVLRCSHCYGSAPWGFEAEQPFVNQVLVADTDLAPHEVLAEVHRIERELGRNRAAEAVERAATGQRYVSRPIDIDILLYDDEVISTPELTIPHPGIAEREFVLTPLCEVLRQRPHPVLGLTMGELRDNLLGKTK
- a CDS encoding Ig-like domain-containing domain: MRTSDKDKRRGFVPLLGRAALAVFFCTAFLWRCATIMTPTGGPKDTLPPVITLMTPDNFTTNFKDRKIYIEFDEFVQIKDQQKEFFTSPQMKKKPTITLRGRGISVQLRDTLRENTTYALNFGSAICDNNEGNPLYSMRYVFSTGPEIDSMVLSGYTVDAYKADSVSKSFIYFYIADSVPEPKEYDSTLFNYKPQVIARAETNGIFLAQNLKPVPYRVYAFQDTNDNQMYEPSIDKVGFLDSLINPALMPDFSVWYDSLRHYVTADPQVFMRMFTDVAFKRQTLQQSERPARHKAMLYFGAAHPEVTGLRFDSIPAEWVIWDPQTVGRDTVALWFDVPSASLPDTIKGEITYFKHDTVNRLQEVTEPLKLAWRYIESKSEEKEREKLERERKRAEAAGEEWEEPEKPNPFKVNLSTTGDVNPLDNLKLEFDYPLRKLDSAAVQLTYTTEQQPEPRPAEVRFERDTANMRVWRLKSDWQLGGKYELLVPPGAFENIANEQNDSLRGTYTVADPEKFATIRLHVEGKAPDAKYVVQLLNGSNGLLQERRDVTTGDLRFDYVPAGEIRLRVIEDLNGNGRWDSGNLVERRQPERAEMYVNADGESTFATKENWEVELDIDMNELFAPITMESLIEQLEQQEMQRLSKYLDEQQQNRKNRKDDQQGQSSSGMGFGGAMGGLGSMGGSGGMGGALGGFGNSF